The following are encoded together in the Oscarella lobularis chromosome 10, ooOscLobu1.1, whole genome shotgun sequence genome:
- the LOC136191883 gene encoding uncharacterized protein KIAA0825 homolog isoform X1, translating into MYKGIQMAEQSAWATSTVDEQLRRVDELLETNQKRRESSLLPLANPFSHLGVYYCRLDEEANAFVSAVQDLVGRTVGDYTAAMECLESENGTCQHLDVSVTEDLLQFLLSECDKRPTGGSCVLDLLQYLIFEVGLVFPIAYEPTVAASSTFLHEIPSAEYARDALALWCQLRAYLRRYCVEQLGHMTTSAAAATELSGLIGLERRRLVVAQCLLYKVPVVGKWYMQLRKKDFELETACSFTDVSPLDDFVKSVNIAKRMISDDVEILRDDAFMNDAELAPLTYMEDVYVSLLQKKLEKVADDLCRCRVTALPLDALILIGRAMRQCQDFELFVQTVIWECSGHTEDDSRSSSSLSSSPRLVPEPFLKNVLDLLPGVSPPAHLIGRQRRRLPPLSPLLEPIDEAKIATHKKRYKEKESRFCWKWSRLFDSYGSTLAEIVNRDVVAAIQSEIDIEVAAFKESRKFTCHKLKDGDAQQSKIVTESCFRIVNALDAVFPVVSLPSGQLCIPVKRAFVAVLQFIASSFLSELAKVTVLVPREAHVQCYYVALSSAAHLQNKVAQYVHALNDEEDSVVAVSRQIATWIVDQKHLIVDYHIQSTVTVVLQDAESNYYADPKPFYEDERCSFGIQMWNYTLKALRHDLWTTLPPALAKPLFRQIFVSGLSVLSARYDSVDVSESRRDQFRSDIIALVSIVGSFVWSVANSPSDFIQEEEEEENVRESSTNSLLEINSHCNKLLDIWKTTGKDPQEIVTSKESISGNVSAAWLSQIEPSIFERTGPKHLFVVLKWLAEQPLPDWTVLLEALVKDDCFLAALLLAQNSSWQLHKCLFTVLSKAPLPSDSLAKAFAKVAEREGFLDDEENPKQDVCSTTLFRLLNIHIKPLLERLLVSIIDCCCSLASRQERKEIALPAVFRRFVKETEIPCENSPEAELRDFISSTIEEFPLRLLSLPRSVLLLLHSLDRSGVGTNTARIIGYICRDILTSIMSSSFVVHISNAHSLVARSQDLIVELLCSTELSRKLTLALARTSSGAASTLCSPIEGSEGLRYLYTVVKVNLEWLANNWKIGSMPYLSPFAQKSSVVVVKLVLPNDSDHLAKEIFIPALAYNQIGMRRFDHGGIKRANAF; encoded by the exons ATGTACAAAGGAATTCAAATGGCGGAACAGTCGGCGTGGGCGACGTCGACCGTGGACGAGCAGTTgagacgagtcgacgagctGCTCGAGACGAATCAGAAACGGCGAGAGAGCTCCCTTCTCCCCCTCGCGAACCCCTTTTCACACCTCGGTGTCTACTACTGTAGACTCGATGAAGAGGCGAACGCGTTCGTCAGCGCCGTTCAGGACCTTGTTGGAAGAACGGTGGGAGACTATACAGCGGCAATGGAATGCttggaaagcgaaaacgGCACCTGCCAGCATCTAGACGTTTCCGTGACGGAAGACTTGCTTCAATTTCTC TTGAGTGAATGCGATAAGCGGCCTACAGGCGGATCCTGCGTCCTCGATTTGCTTCAGTACTTGATTTTTGAAGTGGGCCTAGTGTTTCCGATTGCCTATGAACCAACGGTGGCGGCTAGCAGTACTTTTTTGCACGAGATTCCTTCGGCGGAATACGCTCGCGATGCACTGGCGCTGTGGTGTCAGTTGCGCGCGTATCTTCGCCGCTACTGCGTCGAACAGTTGGGTCATATGACCACttcggctgctgctgcgacCGAGTTGTCCGGGTTGATTGgactcgaacgacgacgtctcgttgTCGCCCAGTGTCTACTCTACAAGGTCCCCGTCGTTGGGAAATGGTATATGCAGTTGAGAAAGAAGGACTTTGAGTTGGAGACTGCTTGCAGCTTTACAGACGTATCCCCTTTAGACGATTTTGTGAAGAGCGTCAACATAGCGAAGCGGATGAttagcgacgacgttgaaatTTTAAGAGACGACGCATTTATGAACGACGCCGAGCTTGCTCCATTGACTTATATGGAAGATGTCTACGTTTCGCTCTTGCAGAAGAAACTGGAAAAGGTAGCCGACGATTTGTGCCGGTGCCGAGTGACTGCGCTGCCTTTGGATGCTCTGATCTTGATCGGAAGAGCTATGAGGCAGTGCCAAGATTTTGAACTGTTTGTTCAAACTGTCATTTGGGAATGCTCTGGACATACTGAGGATGATAgtcgttcgtcttcgtcacttTCCTCGTCTCCCAGACTGGTGCCCGAGCCATTTTTAAAGAACGTGTTAGACTTGCTTCCTGGCGTTAGTCCACCTGCGCATTTGATAGGTCGCCAGAGGAGACGGCTGCCTCCGTTGTCGCCCCTATTGGAGCCCATCGATGAAGCAAAAATAGCCACTCATAAGAAGCGttacaaagaaaaggagagtcGATTCTGTTGGAAGTGGAGCCGATTGTTCGACTCGTATGGGAGTACATTGGCCGAGATCGTgaatcgcgacgtcgttgctgCAATTCAATCCGAAATCGATATCGAGGTCGCCGCTTTTAAAGAATCAAGAAAATTCACGTGCCATAAATTGAAAGACG GTGACGCACAGCAGTCAAAGATAGTTACAGAG TCTTGTTTTAGAATAGTCAATGCCTTGGACGCCGTGTTCCCTGTGGTATCCCTTCCGTCAGGTCAGCTTTGTATCCCAGTCAAACGGGCTTTCGTAGCGGTTCTTCAATTCATTGCCTCGTCGTTTCTAAGCGAACTCGCGAAA GTTACCGTCTTGGTGCCTCGAGAGGCTCACGTCCAGTGCTACTATGTCGCACTAAGTTCAGCTGCTCATCTTCAAAATAAAGTAGCTCAATACGTACACGCACTcaacgatgaagaagacag CGTTGTTGCTGTAAGCAGACAGATTGCAACGTGGATTGTCGACCAGAAGCATCTGATAGTTGACTATCACATTCAGAGCACCGTCACAGTCGTCCTTCAGGACGCTGAAAGCAATTACTATGCGGATCCCAAACCATTTTACGAA GACGAGAGGTGTTCGTTCGGAATTCAGATGTGGAATTATACGTTGAAGGCACTGAGGCATGATCTGTGGACGACGCTTCCACCTGCGTTAGCCAAGCCGTTATTTCGTCAAATTTTCGTCAGCGGATTATCCGTGCTTTCGGCGCGATACGATTCAGTCGATGTGTCTGAATCAAGAAGGGATCAGTTTAG GTCTGACATTATTGCTTTGGTGTCTATTGTCGGTAGCTTTGTGTGGTCTGTTGCAAATTCGCCGTCAGATTTTAttcaggaggaggaggaggaggagaacgtCAGAGAAAGTTCTACTAACTCTCTACTAGAAATCAACAGTCACTGCAACAAGCTTCTGGACATTTGGAAAACGACTGGAAAAGATCCGCAGGAAATAGTCACTTCAAAAGAGTCAATTTCAGGGAACGTTTCAGCAGCATGGCTATCACAAATAGAACCGTCGATATTCGAAAG AACTGGTCCCAAGCACCTTTTTGTGGTACTCAAGTGGCTTGCTGAGCAGCCACTGCCTGATTGGACTGTACTCCTTGAG gctCTTGTGAAAGACGACTGTTTTCTCGCTGCTCTTCTCTTGGCTCAAAATTCTTCATGGCAATTGCACAAGTGTCTCTTCACCGTTTTGAGTAAGGCGCCTCTTCCCTCTGACAGTCTGGCAAAGGCGTTTGCAAAAGTAGCTGAAAG AGAGGGTTTTTtggatgacgaagagaacCCTAAGCAGGACGTG TGCAGTACTACTTTGTTTAGGCTACTGAACATCCATATAAAGCCTCTTTTGGAAAG GTTGTTGGTTTCTATTATTGACTGCTGCTGCAGTCTTGCAAGTCGTCAAGAACGGAAGGAAATTGCCCTTCCTGCCGTCTTTCGGCGATTTGTTAAGGAAACCGAAATTCCCTGTGAGAACAGCCCAG AAGCAGAACTTCGCGACTTCATATCCTCTACTATAGAGGAATTTCCATTACGCCTCCTGAGCCTTCCGCGCTCCGTTCTTCTTTTACTGCACAGCCTTGATCGTTCTGGAGTAGGCACCAACACTGCCAGA ATTATTGGCTACATTTGTAGAGATATTCTGACGTCTATCATGTCAAGTTCCTTTGTCGTACACATATCGAATGCTCATTCGTTGGTTGCGAGAAGCCAAGACTTGATTGTGGAGCTTCTATGTTCAACAG AGTTGAGCAGAAAACTGACGCTTGCATTGGCAAG GACTTCATCTGGCGCTGCAAGCACCCTGTGCTCTCCTATAGAAG GGAGTGAGGGTCTGCGTTATCTTTATACAGTTGTCAAAGTCAATTTG GAGTGGCTGGCCAATAATTGGAAAATAGGCTCTATGCCGTACCTATCGCCGTTTGCTCAAAAATCATCAGTGGTAGTAGTCAAGTTGGTTTTGCCTAATGACTCGGACCACCTCGCGAAAGAAATTTTCATTCCAGCACTCGCATACAATCAGATTGGTATGCGTCGCTTCGATCACGGCGGCATCAAGCGAGCAAATGCTTTTTAG
- the LOC136191883 gene encoding uncharacterized protein KIAA0825 homolog isoform X5: MYKGIQMAEQSAWATSTVDEQLRRVDELLETNQKRRESSLLPLANPFSHLGVYYCRLDEEANAFVSAVQDLVGRTVGDYTAAMECLESENGTCQHLDVSVTEDLLQFLLSECDKRPTGGSCVLDLLQYLIFEVGLVFPIAYEPTVAASSTFLHEIPSAEYARDALALWCQLRAYLRRYCVEQLGHMTTSAAAATELSGLIGLERRRLVVAQCLLYKVPVVGKWYMQLRKKDFELETACSFTDVSPLDDFVKSVNIAKRMISDDVEILRDDAFMNDAELAPLTYMEDVYVSLLQKKLEKVADDLCRCRVTALPLDALILIGRAMRQCQDFELFVQTVIWECSGHTEDDSRSSSSLSSSPRLVPEPFLKNVLDLLPGVSPPAHLIGRQRRRLPPLSPLLEPIDEAKIATHKKRYKEKESRFCWKWSRLFDSYGSTLAEIVNRDVVAAIQSEIDIEVAAFKESRKFTCHKLKDGDAQQSKIVTESCFRIVNALDAVFPVVSLPSGQLCIPVKRAFVAVLQFIASSFLSELAKVTVLVPREAHVQCYYVALSSAAHLQNKVAQYVHALNDEEDSVVAVSRQIATWIVDQKHLIVDYHIQSTVTVVLQDAESNYYADPKPFYEDERCSFGIQMWNYTLKALRHDLWTTLPPALAKPLFRQIFVSGLSVLSARYDSVDVSESRRDQFRSDIIALVSIVGSFVWSVANSPSDFIQEEEEEENVRESSTNSLLEINSHCNKLLDIWKTTGKDPQEIVTSKESISGNVSAAWLSQIEPSIFERTGPKHLFVVLKWLAEQPLPDWTVLLEALVKDDCFLAALLLAQNSSWQLHKCLFTVLSKAPLPSDSLAKAFAKVAEREGFLDDEENPKQDVCSTTLFRLLNIHIKPLLERLLVSIIDCCCSLASRQERKEIALPAVFRRFVKETEIPWTFYERSRTSRLHILYYRGISITPPEPSALRSSFTAQP, translated from the exons ATGTACAAAGGAATTCAAATGGCGGAACAGTCGGCGTGGGCGACGTCGACCGTGGACGAGCAGTTgagacgagtcgacgagctGCTCGAGACGAATCAGAAACGGCGAGAGAGCTCCCTTCTCCCCCTCGCGAACCCCTTTTCACACCTCGGTGTCTACTACTGTAGACTCGATGAAGAGGCGAACGCGTTCGTCAGCGCCGTTCAGGACCTTGTTGGAAGAACGGTGGGAGACTATACAGCGGCAATGGAATGCttggaaagcgaaaacgGCACCTGCCAGCATCTAGACGTTTCCGTGACGGAAGACTTGCTTCAATTTCTC TTGAGTGAATGCGATAAGCGGCCTACAGGCGGATCCTGCGTCCTCGATTTGCTTCAGTACTTGATTTTTGAAGTGGGCCTAGTGTTTCCGATTGCCTATGAACCAACGGTGGCGGCTAGCAGTACTTTTTTGCACGAGATTCCTTCGGCGGAATACGCTCGCGATGCACTGGCGCTGTGGTGTCAGTTGCGCGCGTATCTTCGCCGCTACTGCGTCGAACAGTTGGGTCATATGACCACttcggctgctgctgcgacCGAGTTGTCCGGGTTGATTGgactcgaacgacgacgtctcgttgTCGCCCAGTGTCTACTCTACAAGGTCCCCGTCGTTGGGAAATGGTATATGCAGTTGAGAAAGAAGGACTTTGAGTTGGAGACTGCTTGCAGCTTTACAGACGTATCCCCTTTAGACGATTTTGTGAAGAGCGTCAACATAGCGAAGCGGATGAttagcgacgacgttgaaatTTTAAGAGACGACGCATTTATGAACGACGCCGAGCTTGCTCCATTGACTTATATGGAAGATGTCTACGTTTCGCTCTTGCAGAAGAAACTGGAAAAGGTAGCCGACGATTTGTGCCGGTGCCGAGTGACTGCGCTGCCTTTGGATGCTCTGATCTTGATCGGAAGAGCTATGAGGCAGTGCCAAGATTTTGAACTGTTTGTTCAAACTGTCATTTGGGAATGCTCTGGACATACTGAGGATGATAgtcgttcgtcttcgtcacttTCCTCGTCTCCCAGACTGGTGCCCGAGCCATTTTTAAAGAACGTGTTAGACTTGCTTCCTGGCGTTAGTCCACCTGCGCATTTGATAGGTCGCCAGAGGAGACGGCTGCCTCCGTTGTCGCCCCTATTGGAGCCCATCGATGAAGCAAAAATAGCCACTCATAAGAAGCGttacaaagaaaaggagagtcGATTCTGTTGGAAGTGGAGCCGATTGTTCGACTCGTATGGGAGTACATTGGCCGAGATCGTgaatcgcgacgtcgttgctgCAATTCAATCCGAAATCGATATCGAGGTCGCCGCTTTTAAAGAATCAAGAAAATTCACGTGCCATAAATTGAAAGACG GTGACGCACAGCAGTCAAAGATAGTTACAGAG TCTTGTTTTAGAATAGTCAATGCCTTGGACGCCGTGTTCCCTGTGGTATCCCTTCCGTCAGGTCAGCTTTGTATCCCAGTCAAACGGGCTTTCGTAGCGGTTCTTCAATTCATTGCCTCGTCGTTTCTAAGCGAACTCGCGAAA GTTACCGTCTTGGTGCCTCGAGAGGCTCACGTCCAGTGCTACTATGTCGCACTAAGTTCAGCTGCTCATCTTCAAAATAAAGTAGCTCAATACGTACACGCACTcaacgatgaagaagacag CGTTGTTGCTGTAAGCAGACAGATTGCAACGTGGATTGTCGACCAGAAGCATCTGATAGTTGACTATCACATTCAGAGCACCGTCACAGTCGTCCTTCAGGACGCTGAAAGCAATTACTATGCGGATCCCAAACCATTTTACGAA GACGAGAGGTGTTCGTTCGGAATTCAGATGTGGAATTATACGTTGAAGGCACTGAGGCATGATCTGTGGACGACGCTTCCACCTGCGTTAGCCAAGCCGTTATTTCGTCAAATTTTCGTCAGCGGATTATCCGTGCTTTCGGCGCGATACGATTCAGTCGATGTGTCTGAATCAAGAAGGGATCAGTTTAG GTCTGACATTATTGCTTTGGTGTCTATTGTCGGTAGCTTTGTGTGGTCTGTTGCAAATTCGCCGTCAGATTTTAttcaggaggaggaggaggaggagaacgtCAGAGAAAGTTCTACTAACTCTCTACTAGAAATCAACAGTCACTGCAACAAGCTTCTGGACATTTGGAAAACGACTGGAAAAGATCCGCAGGAAATAGTCACTTCAAAAGAGTCAATTTCAGGGAACGTTTCAGCAGCATGGCTATCACAAATAGAACCGTCGATATTCGAAAG AACTGGTCCCAAGCACCTTTTTGTGGTACTCAAGTGGCTTGCTGAGCAGCCACTGCCTGATTGGACTGTACTCCTTGAG gctCTTGTGAAAGACGACTGTTTTCTCGCTGCTCTTCTCTTGGCTCAAAATTCTTCATGGCAATTGCACAAGTGTCTCTTCACCGTTTTGAGTAAGGCGCCTCTTCCCTCTGACAGTCTGGCAAAGGCGTTTGCAAAAGTAGCTGAAAG AGAGGGTTTTTtggatgacgaagagaacCCTAAGCAGGACGTG TGCAGTACTACTTTGTTTAGGCTACTGAACATCCATATAAAGCCTCTTTTGGAAAG GTTGTTGGTTTCTATTATTGACTGCTGCTGCAGTCTTGCAAGTCGTCAAGAACGGAAGGAAATTGCCCTTCCTGCCGTCTTTCGGCGATTTGTTAAGGAAACCGAAATTCCCT GGACTTTCTATGAAAGAAGCAGAACTTCGCGACTTCATATCCTCTACTATAGAGGAATTTCCATTACGCCTCCTGAGCCTTCCGCGCTCCGTTCTTCTTTTACTGCACAGCCTTGA
- the LOC136191883 gene encoding uncharacterized protein KIAA0825 homolog isoform X6, giving the protein MYKGIQMAEQSAWATSTVDEQLRRVDELLETNQKRRESSLLPLANPFSHLGVYYCRLDEEANAFVSAVQDLVGRTVGDYTAAMECLESENGTCQHLDVSVTEDLLQFLLSECDKRPTGGSCVLDLLQYLIFEVGLVFPIAYEPTVAASSTFLHEIPSAEYARDALALWCQLRAYLRRYCVEQLGHMTTSAAAATELSGLIGLERRRLVVAQCLLYKVPVVGKWYMQLRKKDFELETACSFTDVSPLDDFVKSVNIAKRMISDDVEILRDDAFMNDAELAPLTYMEDVYVSLLQKKLEKVADDLCRCRVTALPLDALILIGRAMRQCQDFELFVQTVIWECSGHTEDDSRSSSSLSSSPRLVPEPFLKNVLDLLPGVSPPAHLIGRQRRRLPPLSPLLEPIDEAKIATHKKRYKEKESRFCWKWSRLFDSYGSTLAEIVNRDVVAAIQSEIDIEVAAFKESRKFTCHKLKDGDAQQSKIVTESCFRIVNALDAVFPVVSLPSGQLCIPVKRAFVAVLQFIASSFLSELAKVTVLVPREAHVQCYYVALSSAAHLQNKVAQYVHALNDEEDSVVAVSRQIATWIVDQKHLIVDYHIQSTVTVVLQDAESNYYADPKPFYEDERCSFGIQMWNYTLKALRHDLWTTLPPALAKPLFRQIFVSGLSVLSARYDSVDVSESRRDQFRSDIIALVSIVGSFVWSVANSPSDFIQEEEEEENVRESSTNSLLEINSHCNKLLDIWKTTGKDPQEIVTSKESISGNVSAAWLSQIEPSIFERTGPKHLFVVLKWLAEQPLPDWTVLLEALVKDDCFLAALLLAQNSSWQLHKCLFTVLSKAPLPSDSLAKAFAKVAEREGFLDDEENPKQDVATEHPYKASFGKVVGFYY; this is encoded by the exons ATGTACAAAGGAATTCAAATGGCGGAACAGTCGGCGTGGGCGACGTCGACCGTGGACGAGCAGTTgagacgagtcgacgagctGCTCGAGACGAATCAGAAACGGCGAGAGAGCTCCCTTCTCCCCCTCGCGAACCCCTTTTCACACCTCGGTGTCTACTACTGTAGACTCGATGAAGAGGCGAACGCGTTCGTCAGCGCCGTTCAGGACCTTGTTGGAAGAACGGTGGGAGACTATACAGCGGCAATGGAATGCttggaaagcgaaaacgGCACCTGCCAGCATCTAGACGTTTCCGTGACGGAAGACTTGCTTCAATTTCTC TTGAGTGAATGCGATAAGCGGCCTACAGGCGGATCCTGCGTCCTCGATTTGCTTCAGTACTTGATTTTTGAAGTGGGCCTAGTGTTTCCGATTGCCTATGAACCAACGGTGGCGGCTAGCAGTACTTTTTTGCACGAGATTCCTTCGGCGGAATACGCTCGCGATGCACTGGCGCTGTGGTGTCAGTTGCGCGCGTATCTTCGCCGCTACTGCGTCGAACAGTTGGGTCATATGACCACttcggctgctgctgcgacCGAGTTGTCCGGGTTGATTGgactcgaacgacgacgtctcgttgTCGCCCAGTGTCTACTCTACAAGGTCCCCGTCGTTGGGAAATGGTATATGCAGTTGAGAAAGAAGGACTTTGAGTTGGAGACTGCTTGCAGCTTTACAGACGTATCCCCTTTAGACGATTTTGTGAAGAGCGTCAACATAGCGAAGCGGATGAttagcgacgacgttgaaatTTTAAGAGACGACGCATTTATGAACGACGCCGAGCTTGCTCCATTGACTTATATGGAAGATGTCTACGTTTCGCTCTTGCAGAAGAAACTGGAAAAGGTAGCCGACGATTTGTGCCGGTGCCGAGTGACTGCGCTGCCTTTGGATGCTCTGATCTTGATCGGAAGAGCTATGAGGCAGTGCCAAGATTTTGAACTGTTTGTTCAAACTGTCATTTGGGAATGCTCTGGACATACTGAGGATGATAgtcgttcgtcttcgtcacttTCCTCGTCTCCCAGACTGGTGCCCGAGCCATTTTTAAAGAACGTGTTAGACTTGCTTCCTGGCGTTAGTCCACCTGCGCATTTGATAGGTCGCCAGAGGAGACGGCTGCCTCCGTTGTCGCCCCTATTGGAGCCCATCGATGAAGCAAAAATAGCCACTCATAAGAAGCGttacaaagaaaaggagagtcGATTCTGTTGGAAGTGGAGCCGATTGTTCGACTCGTATGGGAGTACATTGGCCGAGATCGTgaatcgcgacgtcgttgctgCAATTCAATCCGAAATCGATATCGAGGTCGCCGCTTTTAAAGAATCAAGAAAATTCACGTGCCATAAATTGAAAGACG GTGACGCACAGCAGTCAAAGATAGTTACAGAG TCTTGTTTTAGAATAGTCAATGCCTTGGACGCCGTGTTCCCTGTGGTATCCCTTCCGTCAGGTCAGCTTTGTATCCCAGTCAAACGGGCTTTCGTAGCGGTTCTTCAATTCATTGCCTCGTCGTTTCTAAGCGAACTCGCGAAA GTTACCGTCTTGGTGCCTCGAGAGGCTCACGTCCAGTGCTACTATGTCGCACTAAGTTCAGCTGCTCATCTTCAAAATAAAGTAGCTCAATACGTACACGCACTcaacgatgaagaagacag CGTTGTTGCTGTAAGCAGACAGATTGCAACGTGGATTGTCGACCAGAAGCATCTGATAGTTGACTATCACATTCAGAGCACCGTCACAGTCGTCCTTCAGGACGCTGAAAGCAATTACTATGCGGATCCCAAACCATTTTACGAA GACGAGAGGTGTTCGTTCGGAATTCAGATGTGGAATTATACGTTGAAGGCACTGAGGCATGATCTGTGGACGACGCTTCCACCTGCGTTAGCCAAGCCGTTATTTCGTCAAATTTTCGTCAGCGGATTATCCGTGCTTTCGGCGCGATACGATTCAGTCGATGTGTCTGAATCAAGAAGGGATCAGTTTAG GTCTGACATTATTGCTTTGGTGTCTATTGTCGGTAGCTTTGTGTGGTCTGTTGCAAATTCGCCGTCAGATTTTAttcaggaggaggaggaggaggagaacgtCAGAGAAAGTTCTACTAACTCTCTACTAGAAATCAACAGTCACTGCAACAAGCTTCTGGACATTTGGAAAACGACTGGAAAAGATCCGCAGGAAATAGTCACTTCAAAAGAGTCAATTTCAGGGAACGTTTCAGCAGCATGGCTATCACAAATAGAACCGTCGATATTCGAAAG AACTGGTCCCAAGCACCTTTTTGTGGTACTCAAGTGGCTTGCTGAGCAGCCACTGCCTGATTGGACTGTACTCCTTGAG gctCTTGTGAAAGACGACTGTTTTCTCGCTGCTCTTCTCTTGGCTCAAAATTCTTCATGGCAATTGCACAAGTGTCTCTTCACCGTTTTGAGTAAGGCGCCTCTTCCCTCTGACAGTCTGGCAAAGGCGTTTGCAAAAGTAGCTGAAAG AGAGGGTTTTTtggatgacgaagagaacCCTAAGCAGGACGTG GCTACTGAACATCCATATAAAGCCTCTTTTGGAAAG GTTGTTGGTTTCTATTATTGA